From the genome of Sulfurovum sp. NBC37-1, one region includes:
- a CDS encoding RHS repeat domain-containing protein encodes MIVITHQAIIMDNNTKAFGIKAHQVFKVFIIFRLFKYMHLRHTSIDDMILPCYLYTRSSCHTIYHSFFILSKCKSISKNNLRLRSPDPYISTPADHTFSYNGVNKRTHYTSPLQKTTTYTYDKQRRVTKVTKPSQKSIDTTYSDGRVSSITTPEGTTNYNYTCQNNLSSITNGSESFSFTYDGTLPITVTQQGVLNHTTNYTHDNNFQTTSTTYANKTENYSYDKDGLLTQSGDYTLTRNPENGLTQKITDGTLTQKRTYNNFGDLKTQKDQVFKLELRRKKARIAKKEETIVKLVPRKKKKKGFKKQKQHVTYHYSYDERDRLIKVEKGGKKNSRVTVEEYRYDSNGNRAWANVYGIETTGSYTLDDNLIVYGDNTYRYDEDGYLAEKTTPHGTTTYSYGTMGELREVVTPTTSTGSVTVTYEYNALNQRVAKLIDGEITEKYLWADLATLLAIYDKDDNLVQRFEYADGRIPVAMTDSNGTKYYLHYDQVGSLRAVSDASHNVIKEITYDTFGNILTDSNEAFKVPFGFAGGLYDTDTQLTRFGYRDYDAYTGKWTAKDPIGFAGGDSNLYGYVLGDPVDFVDAEGLFIQFAIPFLPEITITAGELVTAAVASLASLISGDTREDASSKTSPITPRRRKGVWTCAVVACCNDNIPNNCPEKNNQKCKQAVWKHKNRSIAEKEAEKRAKRRLKCQAKHVTVTCTGPQGQIYHRGGK; translated from the coding sequence ATGATAGTGATTACTCATCAAGCAATAATTATGGATAATAATACCAAAGCTTTTGGCATAAAAGCACATCAGGTCTTCAAAGTATTCATAATCTTCAGGCTCTTCAAATACATGCATCTGCGCCACACCTCTATTGATGATATGATACTTCCCTGCTATCTCTATACGCGGTCGTCTTGCCATACTATCTATCACTCCTTTTTTATTTTATCAAAGTGTAAAAGTATATCGAAAAACAACTTACGATTACGTTCACCTGACCCCTATATCTCCACACCAGCAGACCATACCTTCTCGTACAATGGAGTAAACAAAAGAACCCACTACACCAGCCCACTGCAAAAAACAACCACTTATACCTACGATAAACAACGTCGTGTCACTAAAGTCACAAAGCCAAGCCAAAAGAGCATCGATACTACTTATTCTGATGGCAGAGTATCAAGCATTACAACACCTGAGGGAACAACAAACTACAACTATACATGTCAAAACAACCTAAGTAGTATCACAAACGGGAGTGAAAGCTTTAGCTTCACCTATGATGGTACATTACCGATAACTGTCACACAACAAGGGGTACTTAATCACACAACCAACTACACCCATGACAACAACTTCCAAACCACAAGCACTACCTATGCAAACAAGACAGAAAACTACAGTTATGACAAAGACGGACTACTTACTCAGAGTGGAGATTATACTCTCACTAGAAACCCTGAGAATGGTTTGACTCAAAAGATTACAGATGGCACACTCACCCAAAAACGAACCTACAATAACTTCGGTGACCTTAAAACACAAAAAGACCAAGTCTTTAAATTAGAACTCAGACGTAAAAAAGCGAGGATTGCTAAAAAAGAAGAGACCATTGTCAAACTGGTACCAAGAAAGAAAAAGAAAAAAGGCTTTAAAAAGCAGAAACAGCATGTGACGTATCATTATAGCTATGATGAGAGAGACAGACTCATCAAAGTAGAGAAAGGGGGAAAGAAGAACAGTAGAGTGACTGTAGAGGAATACAGATATGACAGTAACGGTAACAGAGCATGGGCAAATGTGTATGGAATAGAAACCACAGGAAGCTACACACTTGATGATAACCTTATAGTCTATGGAGACAATACCTACAGATACGATGAAGATGGTTACCTTGCAGAGAAGACTACACCACATGGGACTACGACATACTCTTATGGCACTATGGGAGAACTTAGAGAGGTTGTTACACCTACCACTTCGACAGGCTCAGTGACCGTAACATACGAATACAATGCCCTTAATCAAAGAGTGGCTAAGCTCATAGATGGTGAAATCACAGAAAAATACTTGTGGGCTGACCTTGCCACCCTACTAGCCATTTACGACAAAGATGATAACTTGGTACAACGCTTTGAATATGCAGACGGGCGTATACCTGTAGCTATGACAGACAGCAATGGAACAAAGTACTACCTGCACTACGACCAAGTAGGCTCACTTCGTGCAGTCTCGGATGCTTCACACAACGTCATAAAAGAAATAACTTATGATACATTTGGTAATATCTTAACAGACAGCAACGAAGCATTCAAAGTACCGTTTGGGTTTGCTGGTGGTCTTTATGATACAGATACACAACTCACTAGATTTGGTTACCGTGATTATGATGCTTATACTGGGAAGTGGACGGCTAAAGACCCGATTGGCTTTGCCGGTGGAGATAGTAATCTTTATGGGTATGTGCTTGGGGATCCTGTTGATTTTGTGGATGCTGAGGGATTGTTTATACAGTTTGCTATACCTTTTTTACCAGAAATTACCATTACAGCAGGAGAACTTGTGACGGCTGCTGTTGCATCATTAGCAAGTTTAATTTCTGGTGATACACGAGAAGATGCTTCCTCTAAAACATCTCCAATTACCCCAAGAAGAAGAAAAGGTGTTTGGACTTGTGCCGTAGTAGCTTGTTGCAATGATAATATACCTAATAATTGTCCAGAAAAAAATAATCAAAAATGCAAACAGGCAGTTTGGAAACATAAAAATAGATCTATTGCTGAAAAAGAAGCAGAAAAAAGAGCAAAAAGAAGATTAAAATGTCAAGCAAAACATGTTACAGTAACCTGTACCGGACCACAAGGTCAAATATACCATAGAGGAGGTAAATAA
- the argC gene encoding N-acetyl-gamma-glutamyl-phosphate reductase: MIKVGVVGASGYTGLELVKMLITHPGFELTYLATTQGDTTIEALHPSLEGVVTLEVEKADVNAVADACELVFLALPHKASMGFAKGLIEKGVKVVDLSADYRLELDTYEAHYCEHEDKEHLDESVYALIEYYREELKEAELAAGPGCYPTATLLGILPFIPYIDTSAPLFVDAKSGVSGAGKKLSETTHFVTVNDNIFAYNPLKHRHAPEIAEKIEKVHGAKMNVNFVPHLIPATRGELVSVYATLKEDIDPLEVLRKHYANDRFIRIREKPVDIKSTAGTHFCDIYAAKNGHALFVSSAIDNLLRGASSQALAAANLMCGYDEGMGLPVIPYMP; this comes from the coding sequence ATGATAAAAGTAGGTGTAGTAGGGGCCAGTGGATATACAGGGCTTGAACTGGTCAAGATGCTGATCACCCATCCGGGTTTTGAACTGACCTATCTGGCTACAACACAGGGCGATACGACCATTGAAGCCCTGCATCCGTCACTGGAAGGTGTTGTAACATTGGAGGTGGAGAAAGCGGATGTTAATGCCGTAGCGGATGCCTGCGAATTGGTTTTTCTGGCTCTTCCGCATAAAGCATCCATGGGTTTCGCCAAAGGGCTCATTGAAAAAGGTGTCAAGGTCGTAGACCTCTCGGCGGACTACCGTCTGGAACTCGATACCTATGAAGCACATTACTGCGAACATGAGGACAAAGAACATCTTGACGAGAGTGTCTATGCGCTCATCGAATATTACAGGGAAGAGCTCAAAGAGGCGGAACTTGCGGCAGGCCCGGGGTGCTACCCTACAGCCACTCTGCTCGGCATACTCCCATTTATCCCCTACATTGATACCTCTGCACCACTTTTTGTCGATGCCAAATCAGGTGTGAGTGGAGCAGGGAAGAAACTTTCAGAGACAACGCATTTTGTAACGGTCAATGACAATATCTTTGCCTATAACCCATTGAAACACCGCCATGCACCTGAGATCGCGGAGAAGATCGAGAAAGTACATGGAGCAAAGATGAACGTAAACTTCGTTCCCCATCTCATTCCGGCTACACGTGGTGAACTGGTTTCCGTTTATGCGACGCTCAAAGAAGATATCGATCCACTGGAAGTTTTGAGAAAGCACTATGCAAACGACAGGTTCATTCGAATACGTGAAAAACCGGTCGATATCAAAAGTACGGCAGGAACGCATTTCTGTGATATTTACGCTGCAAAGAACGGTCATGCACTGTTTGTCAGTTCTGCCATAGACAACCTGTTGCGTGGAGCAAGTTCTCAGGCACTGGCTGCGGCAAACTTGATGTGTGGATATGATGAGGGGATGGGGTTACCGGTGATTCCTTATATGCCGTAA
- the greA gene encoding transcription elongation factor GreA → MQKEPMLEETYRKLSEELEQLKSVERGVIAKVIDEARELGDLKENAEYHAAKDKQGLMEARIAELTDVVGRAQVVDPSTFSHDRVSFGSTVVLVDQDTDEEVRYTIVGGQESNPQSGLISIQSPMARVLIGKEEGDEVELTLPSGKKTYDIEEILYEEITLG, encoded by the coding sequence GTGCAAAAAGAGCCGATGCTGGAAGAGACATACAGAAAACTGTCTGAAGAGTTGGAGCAGCTGAAGTCAGTTGAGAGAGGCGTGATCGCCAAGGTCATTGATGAAGCACGTGAACTTGGTGACCTTAAAGAAAACGCGGAATACCATGCAGCAAAGGACAAACAGGGTCTTATGGAAGCGCGTATCGCTGAGTTGACCGACGTGGTAGGACGGGCACAGGTGGTAGACCCTTCCACTTTTTCGCACGACCGTGTCAGTTTCGGTTCGACCGTAGTACTGGTAGATCAGGATACGGATGAAGAGGTACGTTACACCATTGTAGGTGGACAGGAGTCCAACCCACAGTCAGGTCTTATTTCGATTCAGTCTCCGATGGCAAGAGTGCTCATCGGGAAAGAAGAGGGAGATGAAGTGGAGCTTACCCTCCCCAGTGGTAAAAAAACATATGATATCGAAGAGATACTCTATGAAGAGATCACATTAGGTTAG
- the surE gene encoding 5'/3'-nucleotidase SurE, translating to MSKRKQILVTNDDGYESEGLLALVEALKPLGDVTVVAPTTEKSACGHSLTLTRPLRFVEVSEHFYKLDDGTPTDCIFLSLTKLFANEKKPDIVISGINIGANMGEDITYSGTASAAMEAVLQGIPGIAVSQVYMNSGASIREFGYELAQQSIIKLVQKIFEGSYPLPDRKFLNVNIPPIPAAECKGFKSTRLGNKHYGFHAEVHYNPRGLEYYWIGLPRLEWMETAGHTTDFEAVKEDYISITPVQLDMTSHSDIHNLEEWLNK from the coding sequence ATGTCAAAGCGTAAACAGATACTGGTCACCAATGACGACGGATACGAATCGGAAGGCCTTTTGGCTCTTGTCGAAGCATTGAAACCATTGGGAGATGTGACAGTAGTGGCACCGACCACGGAGAAGTCAGCCTGCGGGCACTCACTGACCCTGACAAGACCGCTGCGTTTCGTTGAAGTGTCCGAACACTTTTACAAGCTTGATGACGGTACGCCTACGGATTGCATTTTCCTTTCTCTCACCAAACTTTTTGCCAATGAAAAAAAGCCCGATATCGTCATATCCGGTATCAATATAGGAGCAAATATGGGTGAGGACATCACCTACTCAGGAACTGCATCCGCCGCTATGGAAGCGGTACTTCAGGGCATTCCCGGCATCGCTGTCTCACAGGTTTATATGAATAGCGGAGCGAGCATCAGGGAGTTCGGATATGAACTGGCACAGCAGAGCATCATCAAACTGGTACAGAAGATCTTCGAAGGCTCTTACCCTCTGCCGGACCGTAAATTCCTCAATGTGAATATCCCCCCTATTCCTGCTGCCGAATGCAAAGGTTTCAAGAGTACCCGGCTGGGGAACAAGCATTACGGTTTTCATGCGGAAGTCCACTACAATCCCCGGGGACTGGAATATTACTGGATAGGTCTTCCGCGGCTGGAATGGATGGAAACCGCAGGACATACCACCGATTTCGAAGCCGTAAAAGAGGATTATATTTCCATAACTCCCGTTCAGCTTGACATGACCTCGCACAGCGATATCCACAATCTGGAGGAGTGGCTCAACAAATGA
- a CDS encoding tRNA cyclic N6-threonylcarbamoyladenosine(37) synthase TcdA: MRYERCRMLFGDEDFEKLQKAKVLILGVGGVGSYTLDCLYRSGVQDITILDYDVFDETNQNRQIGSEAVGEVKVEALEKLYPGVKIINHKMDIAWVASFDFDPYDIIIDAADTTKVKIEVAKKCYKKLIMALGSAKRYDTNKIEVSSIWKTHGDALARKIRNELKKAKFDRNFTVVFSPEEDRCKEKGSCVAVTGAVGLTVCSEAIKRILG, encoded by the coding sequence ATGAGATATGAACGCTGCCGTATGCTCTTTGGAGATGAAGACTTTGAAAAACTTCAAAAAGCCAAGGTACTGATACTCGGTGTGGGCGGTGTCGGCTCCTATACGCTTGACTGTCTCTACCGTTCCGGTGTTCAGGACATCACCATACTTGACTATGATGTCTTTGACGAGACCAACCAAAACAGGCAGATCGGTTCTGAGGCTGTAGGAGAAGTCAAGGTCGAAGCTTTGGAAAAGCTCTACCCGGGTGTCAAGATCATAAACCATAAAATGGATATAGCCTGGGTGGCATCATTTGATTTTGACCCCTATGATATCATCATCGATGCAGCCGATACCACCAAAGTCAAGATAGAAGTGGCTAAAAAGTGTTACAAAAAGCTCATCATGGCACTGGGTTCCGCCAAACGCTATGATACGAACAAGATAGAGGTCTCCTCCATCTGGAAAACGCATGGAGATGCACTGGCACGAAAGATACGCAATGAACTCAAAAAAGCGAAGTTCGACAGGAATTTCACAGTGGTCTTCTCGCCCGAAGAGGACAGGTGCAAAGAAAAAGGCTCATGCGTGGCTGTGACTGGTGCAGTAGGCCTTACCGTCTGTTCGGAAGCGATCAAGCGTATACTTGGATAG
- a CDS encoding metallophosphoesterase family protein, which translates to MQKPLRILHFSDIHVNIQIRHMHWKKWFSKRAIGAINLLRGRASYFDDTEKKLAALVRFKEENDIDIVINTGDYTALGLRSELILARQLLDPLMTPPQNYITVPGNHDIYVHEGNSHYRFSEQFCSVLQNDLPEYCRGGHWPLIRLLGDDAAVIAIDSARPNPVPWKSSGEIPPEQLQALEEILKDERVKGRFLFVMTHYAPRLSNGEPDKKLHGLINADDFLETCKGIENGAILFGHIHKTYRLHVPGVKSELFCAGSATMQGHEGCWVYEMEGKKMQAKQIGWDGENYCFVE; encoded by the coding sequence ATGCAAAAGCCTCTTCGTATCCTGCATTTCAGTGATATACATGTCAATATACAGATCCGTCACATGCACTGGAAAAAATGGTTCAGCAAACGTGCCATAGGTGCCATAAACCTGTTGCGGGGACGGGCGAGCTATTTTGATGATACAGAGAAGAAGCTTGCCGCACTGGTACGCTTCAAAGAAGAGAACGACATCGACATCGTCATCAATACCGGTGACTATACCGCTTTGGGGCTCAGGAGCGAACTGATCCTTGCCAGACAACTGCTTGACCCGCTCATGACCCCTCCGCAGAACTACATTACCGTGCCGGGCAACCATGATATCTATGTACATGAAGGAAACAGCCATTACCGTTTTAGCGAACAGTTCTGTTCTGTCTTGCAAAATGATCTACCTGAATACTGTAGGGGAGGCCACTGGCCGCTGATACGCCTTTTGGGGGATGATGCAGCAGTGATTGCAATCGATAGTGCCCGCCCTAATCCGGTGCCCTGGAAATCCAGTGGTGAAATTCCTCCCGAGCAGTTGCAGGCACTCGAGGAGATACTGAAAGATGAAAGAGTCAAGGGACGTTTTCTCTTTGTGATGACGCACTATGCACCTCGTCTCTCCAATGGAGAACCGGATAAAAAACTGCATGGTCTCATCAATGCGGATGATTTTCTGGAAACCTGCAAGGGGATAGAAAACGGTGCCATTCTTTTTGGACATATTCATAAAACCTACCGTCTGCATGTTCCGGGTGTGAAGAGTGAACTTTTCTGTGCCGGGAGTGCCACAATGCAGGGTCATGAGGGTTGCTGGGTTTATGAAATGGAAGGAAAAAAGATGCAGGCGAAACAGATTGGCTGGGATGGTGAAAATTACTGTTTTGTTGAGTAG